One stretch of Scatophagus argus isolate fScaArg1 chromosome 18, fScaArg1.pri, whole genome shotgun sequence DNA includes these proteins:
- the nell3 gene encoding uncharacterized protein nell3, producing the protein MVLVTPVLLLLLSWVSLQAVAEVCRGTHCYGAETGDPRPCSGAHCPGSRSSRPPRQFNPATQGRAAQIAASQHHAYPSSPRAASEAYPAVQPLRGRHGDSSGGTRIRAHEILPAGCTDVDCLALVKQFQPTNDTRDCRGIECRLPLKIRPRPRVKSCVGEGCLAGSEESASQLPPVHLSDRAAQFLGDFPELGYPSSELGGAPLGVQLTCDIKPGENEVPSEDALILHLQLAKGQEKLVEALQAQQVVIRDLQQKLADQQEALLSQQREILEQQRRMYEQMDVVKAQYGLLSDTVKQVSFQGLQGELQSYFENHLAGLQNQARSHLQKSYAVHKMDMDSKVMDVVGEAHFPQPLLGCPSPCGPEEFCDFQRDPPQCEKCTMCPPGFFLISQCSPTADRMCQDRDECLELSNICGERVKCLNTPGGFKCLGVSEREAVMGLCGHDYFYNQELQECQACFDCDGEPVTVPCTAVSDAVCGRSSESLLSRSWGGNVVVPPARISGIHIFSGLQLNIRGKEITDLLANEEGQVTFLQHGLVWLDHNFAVKHSCRNFLQVGMRLNGSQEEEGQDLSGVRIEQPEGKYFQGVSMSSGVEVEPNHTFTLLLKSPNQHCNQSKDLHVYDISTPSFSLLWLSHDTGAVAMTAQMSLLVHYQTSYRPTFRMTSVSDPYMIILTHDNRGVRFTERGVVKFVLQQALYSMGHTCIREGFSLIAYTNHNGTGQEVMQAFKAGVNYRDTSITLSGAVNVDSGDTLSFEIATPSQCNIRYFGDSTGISMLSLIWIPSAVSSALMATVSRTGLPFGAVRNKPLLFQQISPDTPQVHLARSGEPNSRKNFIFHEKGTANIALNLKLIHSCNIVKLTLQQVGGQGGQAGPVAQQVSGYMPEGSQWASIGLRASFQVQNGTAVYVTLDCIRGRVNQITHEGGTNISVLWVAV; encoded by the exons ATGGTTTTAGTGACACcagtgctgttgctgctgctgtcttggGTATCACTGCAAGCTGTCGCAGAGGTTTGCCGGGGGACGCACTGCTACGGCGCTGAAACCGGCGATCCAAGACCGTGCAGCGGAGCGCACTGTCCGGGGAGCAGATCCTCCAGACCGCCGCGACAGTTTAACCCGGCAACGCAGGGGAGAGCGGCGCAAATAGCTGCAAGCCAACACCATGCGTACCCGAGCTCTCCAAGGGCAGCATCGGAAGCCTACCCGGCTGTCCAGCCACTTCGCGGGCGGCACGGTGACAGCAGCGGCGGCACACGGATAAGAGCGCATGAAATTTTACCTGCAGGGTGCACCGATGTGGACTGCCTCGCTCTTGTGAAACAATTTCAGCCCACCAATGACACCCGAGACTGTAGAGGGATTGAGTGCAGACTGCCGCTTAAGATACGGCCAAGACCTCGAGTAAAGTCTTGTGTGGGAGAAGGATGTCTGGCCGGATCAGAGGAGAGCGCCAGCCAGCTTCCTCCTGTCCATCTGTCCGACAGAGCCGCACAGTTCCTGGGAGATTTTCCGGAGCTTGGATATCCGTCGTCGGAACTTGGCGGCGCGCCTTTGGGTGTCCAGCTCACATGTGACATCAAGCCGG GGGAGAATGAAGTTCCCTCAGAAGATGCCCTCATCTTGCACCTCCAGCTGGCAAAGGGGCAGGAAAAGCTGGTGGAGGCCCTGCAAGCACAGCAGGTGGTCATCCGCGACCTGCAGCAGAAACTCGCAGACCAACAGGAGGCACTACTGTCCCAGCAAAGGGAGATCTTGGAGCAGCAGCGGCGCATGTACGAGCAGATGGATGTGGTGAAGGCCCAGTATggcctcctctcagacaccGTCAAACAGGTTTCCTTTCAGGGCCTGCAGGGTGAGCTGCAGAGCTACTTTGAGAACCACCTGGCAGGTCTGCAGAACCAGGCCCGAAGCCACCTGCAGAAGTCTTACGCTGTCCACAAAATGGACATGGACTCAAAGGTGATGGATGTAGTTGGAGAGGCTCATTTTCCTCAACCTCTGCTGGGATGTCCCTCACCCTGTGGGCCAGAGGAGTTTTGTGATTTTCAAAGGGACCCACCTCAGTGTGAGAAGTGCACCATGTGTCCACCAGGCTTCTTTCTGATCTCGCAGTGTTCTCCTACTGCAGACAGGATGTGCCAG gaCAGAGACGAATGCCTTGAATTATCAAACATTTGTGGTGAGCGGGTCAAGTGCCTTAATACTCCAG GAGGATTCAAGTGTCTGGGAGTTTCTGAGAGAGAAGCAGTGATGGGCTTGTGTGGTCACGACTACTTCTACaaccaggagctgcaggagtGCCAGGCCTGTTTTGACTGCGATGGAGAGCCTGTCACTGTTCCCTGCACAGCTGTCAGTGACGCTGTCTGTGGCAGGTCTTCGGAAAGCCTCCTCTCTCGGTCTTGGGGGGGCAATGTGGTCGTCCCCCCAGCCAGGATCTCTGGCATCCACATCTTCTCCGGGCTTCAACTAAACATCCGAGGCAAAGAGATCACTGATCTGTTGGCCAATGAGGAAGGGCAGGTGACGTTCCTGCAACACGGTCTGGTGTGGTTGGATCATAACTTTGCAGTAAAGCACAGTTGCAGGAACTTCCTTCAGGTGGGAATGAGGCTCAATGGGAGCCAAGAGGAGGAGGGTCAGGACCTCAGTGGTGTTCGCATCGAACAGCCAGAGGGGAAGTACTTCCAGGGTGTTAGCATGAGTAGCGGAGTTGAAGTGGAGCCTAACCATACCTTCACCCTGCTGCTAAAGAGCCCGAATCAACACTGCAACCAGAGTAAGGATCTTCACGTCTATGATATCAGCACTCCGTCTTTTAGTCTGCTCTGGCTGTCACATGATACTGGTGCTGTAGCTATGACGGCGCAgatgtccctgttggtgcatTACCAGACCAGCTACCGTCCAACGTTCCGCATGACCTCAGTGTCCGACCCATATATGATCATTCTAACCCATGACAACCGCGGTGTGCGCTTCACAGAAAGGGGTGTTGTGAAGTTCGTCCTCCAACAGGCGCTTTATTCCATGGGCCACACCTGCATTCGAGAAGGTTTCTCCCTGATAGCCTACACTAACCACAATGGTACTGGCCAGGAAGTGATGCAAGCCTTCAAGGCAGGCGTCAACTACAGGGACACTTCTATCACCCTCTCTGGCGCTGTGAACGTGGACAGTGGGGACACGCTCAGCTTTGAGATTGCAACTCCTTCCCAGTGCAATATCCGCTACTTCGGGGACAGCACTGGGATCAGTATGCTGAGCCTTATCTGGATTCCTTCGGCGGTGTCATCAGCCCTGATGGCTACTGTGTCGAGGACTGGTCTGCCCTTTGGAGCAGTCAGGAATAAACCGCTGTTATTCCAGCAGATCAGTCCGGACACACCGCAGGTTCATTTGGCCCGCTCAGGGGAGCCAAACAGCCGGAAGAACTTTATATTCCATGAGAAAGGGACAGCAAACATAGCCCTTAACCTGAAGCTGATACACTCTTGCAATATTGTAAAACTCACTTTGCAGCAGGTGGGGGGTCAGGGCGGACAGGCAGGGCCTGTGGCTCAGCAGGTGTCTGGATATATGCCAGAAGGGAGCCAGTGGGCCAGTATTGGGCTGAGGGCCTCATTTCAGGTCCAGAATGGTACAGCAGTGTATGTTACTCTGGACTGTATCCGAGGACGAGTTAACCAAATAACACATGAAGGAGGCACTAACATTTCAGTCCTTTGGGTTGCAGTGTGA
- the LOC124049970 gene encoding uncharacterized protein LOC124049970, whose product MTSLICHWTLCRSLYNLLCLRLMVAEDLRQSVKAKPDVKRSRVSLDKVQSLLSPWKSLRLQEAQNLTLRGGLTYEQDIECNEEGRPWQSTLF is encoded by the exons ATGACATCATTAATTTGCCACTGGACGCTATGCCGATCATTATACAACCTGTTGTGCCTCAGGTTAATG GTAGCTGAGGATCTGAGGCAGTCGGTAAAGGCAAAGCCGGATGTCAAAAG GTCAAGGGTTTCATTGGATAAAGTACAGTCTCTTCTGTCTCCCTGGAAATCCTTGCGTCTTCAAGAAGCACAGAACCTTACCCTCAGAGGAGGACTAACCTATGAACAG GACATTGAATGCAATGAGGAGGGACGACCATGGCAATCTACACTTTTTTGA